A section of the Apodemus sylvaticus chromosome 10, mApoSyl1.1, whole genome shotgun sequence genome encodes:
- the Mrps34 gene encoding 28S ribosomal protein S34, mitochondrial: MARKKVRPRLIAELARRVRALREQRNQPRDSQLYALDYETLTRPHSGRRLPVRAWADVRRESRLLQLLARLPLFGLGRLVTRKSWLWQHDEPCYWRLTRVRPDYTAQNLDHGRAWGVLTFKGKSEDKAREIEQVMYHDWRLVPKHEEEAFTAFTEKPEDRLNAVPYPPLLRAMILAERQKNGDTSVQEPLLNLERTRMRPWDYPAKQETKGKAKGTPV, translated from the exons ATGGCGCGGAAGAAAGTGAGACCCCGGCTGATCGCTGAGCTGGCCCGCCGCGTGCGCGCCTTGCGCGAGCAGCGGAACCAGCCGCGAGACTCGCAGCTCTACGCCCTAGACTACGAGACGCTGACCCGGCCGCACTCTGGTCGCCGGCTGCCCGTGCGCGCCTGGGCGGACGTGCGTCGCGAGAGCCGCCTCCTACAGCTGCTTGCCCGCCTCCCCTTGTTCGGCCTGGGCCGTCTGGTTACCCGCAAGTCTTGGCTGTGGCAGCACGACGAGCCATGCTACTGGCGCCTCACGCGTGTGAGACCCGACTACACGGCGCAG AACTTGGACCACGGGAGGGCCTGGGGCGTCCTGACTTTCAAAG GGAAGAGTGAGGATAAGGCTCGGGAAATCGAGCAAGTCATGTACCACGATTGGCGGTTGGTACCCAAGCACGAGGAGGAGGCCTTCACTGCGTTCACCGAGAAACCAGAGGACAGATTGAACGCTGTCCCCTACCCACCTCTGCTGCGGGCTATGATCCTCGCTGAACGACAGAAAAACGGGGATACCAGCGTCCAGGAGCCACTCCTGAACCTGGAGAGGACTCGAATGCGCCCCTGGGACTACCCTGCAAAACAGGAGACGAAAGGGAAGGCCAAGGGCACCCCAGTCTAA
- the Eme2 gene encoding probable crossover junction endonuclease EME2 isoform X1, with amino-acid sequence MPVSLPHRKLALHELSSSGSGRCPKQKHPGPSGSFRNDRLIMAEVGPGRSTGSRRGRGLGRGHLGLRRPQTWEISDSDAEGAPAREVGTQVPSTVGERRAAAKALRADQVMGRLVVCVDPAVLEDAGSDILMEALGTLGCECRIEPQHQARSLLWNVVRPDPAPSNVPLEAKAEHEQEQLLLLEPQEFLQGAVQLTQITDPPCSIPWLSPKSLTRSHLAVIGLDAYMWSHQPSSQKTWQLEKSKEAHARLALSWPEVEEALVLLQLHANLDVLLVASWKELSQHVCAFTKALAQLPSKQSRDSQAFSFCTAGHWASGQQVTRDGSGLRGVWWRQIRQFNRVSTAVADAVVTAFPSPRLLQQALLDCSTEQERLSLLADLPVKAHRGKQPRRVGPDLSRRICIFLTTTNPDLLLDLSS; translated from the exons ATGCCTGTGTCCTTACCCCACAGGAAACTTGCGCTTCACGAGCTCTCCAGTTCCGGAAGCGGCCGGTGTCCTAAACAAAAGCATCCGGGTCCGTCCGGAAGCTTTAGGAACGATAGGCTTATTATGGCGGAGGTAGGTCCCGGGAGATCCACGGGCTCACGTCGCGGTCGGGGCCTCGGGCGCGGTCACCTCGGCCTTCGGCGACCTCAAACCTGGGAGATTTCCGATTCAGATGCTGAAGGTGCCCCCGCTAGGGAGGTCGGAACGCAAGTCCCGAGTACAGTAGGAGAGCGCAGAGCTGCGGCCAAGGCTTTACGGGCAGATCAGGTTATGGGGCGACTGGTGGTGTGCGTGGACCCAG CTGTCCTGGAAGATGCAGGCTCTGACATCCTGATGGAGGCGCTGGGCACGCTAGGCTGTGAATGCCGCATCGAGCCGCAGCACCAGGCCCGCAGCCTGCTTTGGAACGTTGTGAGACCCGACCCGGCCCCCAGCAAT GTGCCTCTGGAGGCGAAGGCTGAACATGAGCAGGAACAGTTGCTGCTGCTGGAACCCCAGGAATTTCTTCAGGGTGCTGTGCAGCTAACCCAG ATCACAGACCCACCTTGCTCTATCCCCTGGCTTTCTCCCAAGAGTCTCACCCGCTCCCATCTGGCTGTCATCGGACTGGACGCATACATGTG GTCTCACCAGCCCAGTTCTCAGAAGACATGGCAACTAGAGAAGTCAAAGGAAGCCCATGCCAGGCTAGCCCTCAGCTGGCCGGAGGTGGAGGAG GCCCTCGTGCTGCTTCAGCTCCATGCAAACCTGGACGTGCTGCTGGTGGCCTCATGGAAGGAGCTCAGTCAGCATGTGTGCGCCTTCACCAAGGCCCTCGCCCAGCTCCCTTCTAA GCAGTCCCGGGACTCCCAGGCCTTTTCTTTCTGCACAGCAGGGCATTGGGCCTCAGGCCAGCAAGTGACCAGAGATGGCTCTGGGCTCAGAGGAGTGTGGTGGCGACAAATCAGACAGTTCAACCGGGTCAGCACAGCTGTGGCTGATGCTGTTGTTACTGCCTTCCCCTCACCCCGCCTTTTGCAACAG GCTCTGCTGGACTGCAGCACAGAGCAGGAACGCCTGAGCCTCCTAGCTGACCTCCCTGTGAAGGCCCACAGGGGCAAGCAGCCTCGCAGAGTGGGGCCTGACCTCTCACGCAGAATCTGTATCTTCTTGACGACCACCAACCCCGACCTCCTGCTGGACCTGAGCTCTTGA
- the Eme2 gene encoding probable crossover junction endonuclease EME2 isoform X2 — translation MPVSLPHRKLALHELSSSGSGRCPKQKHPGPSGSFRNDRLIMAEVGPGRSTGSRRGRGLGRGHLGLRRPQTWEISDSDAEGAPAREVGTQVPSTVGERRAAAKALRADQVMGRLVVCVDPAVLEDAGSDILMEALGTLGCECRIEPQHQARSLLWNVVRPDPAPSNVPLEAKAEHEQEQLLLLEPQEFLQGAVQLTQITDPPCSIPWLSPKSLTRSHLAVIGLDAYMWSHQPSSQKTWQLEKSKEAHARLALSWPEVEELHANLDVLLVASWKELSQHVCAFTKALAQLPSKQSRDSQAFSFCTAGHWASGQQVTRDGSGLRGVWWRQIRQFNRVSTAVADAVVTAFPSPRLLQQALLDCSTEQERLSLLADLPVKAHRGKQPRRVGPDLSRRICIFLTTTNPDLLLDLSS, via the exons ATGCCTGTGTCCTTACCCCACAGGAAACTTGCGCTTCACGAGCTCTCCAGTTCCGGAAGCGGCCGGTGTCCTAAACAAAAGCATCCGGGTCCGTCCGGAAGCTTTAGGAACGATAGGCTTATTATGGCGGAGGTAGGTCCCGGGAGATCCACGGGCTCACGTCGCGGTCGGGGCCTCGGGCGCGGTCACCTCGGCCTTCGGCGACCTCAAACCTGGGAGATTTCCGATTCAGATGCTGAAGGTGCCCCCGCTAGGGAGGTCGGAACGCAAGTCCCGAGTACAGTAGGAGAGCGCAGAGCTGCGGCCAAGGCTTTACGGGCAGATCAGGTTATGGGGCGACTGGTGGTGTGCGTGGACCCAG CTGTCCTGGAAGATGCAGGCTCTGACATCCTGATGGAGGCGCTGGGCACGCTAGGCTGTGAATGCCGCATCGAGCCGCAGCACCAGGCCCGCAGCCTGCTTTGGAACGTTGTGAGACCCGACCCGGCCCCCAGCAAT GTGCCTCTGGAGGCGAAGGCTGAACATGAGCAGGAACAGTTGCTGCTGCTGGAACCCCAGGAATTTCTTCAGGGTGCTGTGCAGCTAACCCAG ATCACAGACCCACCTTGCTCTATCCCCTGGCTTTCTCCCAAGAGTCTCACCCGCTCCCATCTGGCTGTCATCGGACTGGACGCATACATGTG GTCTCACCAGCCCAGTTCTCAGAAGACATGGCAACTAGAGAAGTCAAAGGAAGCCCATGCCAGGCTAGCCCTCAGCTGGCCGGAGGTGGAGGAG CTCCATGCAAACCTGGACGTGCTGCTGGTGGCCTCATGGAAGGAGCTCAGTCAGCATGTGTGCGCCTTCACCAAGGCCCTCGCCCAGCTCCCTTCTAA GCAGTCCCGGGACTCCCAGGCCTTTTCTTTCTGCACAGCAGGGCATTGGGCCTCAGGCCAGCAAGTGACCAGAGATGGCTCTGGGCTCAGAGGAGTGTGGTGGCGACAAATCAGACAGTTCAACCGGGTCAGCACAGCTGTGGCTGATGCTGTTGTTACTGCCTTCCCCTCACCCCGCCTTTTGCAACAG GCTCTGCTGGACTGCAGCACAGAGCAGGAACGCCTGAGCCTCCTAGCTGACCTCCCTGTGAAGGCCCACAGGGGCAAGCAGCCTCGCAGAGTGGGGCCTGACCTCTCACGCAGAATCTGTATCTTCTTGACGACCACCAACCCCGACCTCCTGCTGGACCTGAGCTCTTGA
- the Spsb3 gene encoding SPRY domain-containing SOCS box protein 3 isoform X4 yields the protein MEYSCGTAAIRGTKELGDGQHFWEIKMTSPVYGTDMMVGIGTSDVDLDKYHHTFCSLLGRDEDSWGLSYTGLLHHKGDKTSFSSRFGQGSIIGVHLDTWHGTLTFFKNRKCIGVAATRLQNRRFYPMVCSTAAKSSMKVIRSCASSTSLQYLCCYRLRQLRPHSGDTLEGLPLPPGLKQVLHNKLGWVLSMNCSHWKPPVPPAGTAVPGAESPETRPCQRKRCRRS from the exons ATGGAGTACAGCTGTGGCACGGCAGCCATTCGGGGCACCAAGGAGCTAGGGGATGGCCAACACTTCTGGGAAATCAAGATGACTTCTCCTGTGTATGGCACTGACATG ATGGTGGGCATTGGGACATCGGATGTAGACCTGGACAAGTACCACCACACGTTCTGCAGCCTGCTCGGCAGGGATGAAGACAGCTGGGGGCTCTCCTACACTG GGCTCCTCCACCACAAAGGGGACAAGACAAGCTTCTCTTCACGCTTTGGCCAGGGCTCCATTATTGGTGTACACTTGGACACCTGGCATGGGACACTGACCTTTTTCAAGAACAGGAAATGCATAG GCGTGGCTGCTACTCGGCTTCAGAACAGGAGGTTCTACCCGATGGTTTGCTCCACAGCTGCCAAGAGCAGCATGAAGGTCATCCGCTCCTGTGCCAGCTCCACGTCCCTGCAGTACCTGTGCTGCTACCGCCTGCGCCAGCTGCGGCCACACTCAGGGGACACCCTCGAGGGCCTGCCCTTGCCACCCGGCCTCAAGCAAGTACTGCACAACAAGCTGGGCTGGGTCCTGAGCATGAACTGCAGCCACTGGAAACCCCCGGTGCCCCCTGCTGGCACAGCCGTACCTGGTGCCGAGAGTCCAGAGACCAGGCCCTGTCAGAGGAAGCGCTGCCGAAGAAGCTGA
- the Spsb3 gene encoding SPRY domain-containing SOCS box protein 3 isoform X2 produces the protein MQRGGGDCLRRGRNGKWVSAGRARWSQVLSTMARRARSSRAWHFVLSAARRDTDARAVALAGSSNWGYDSDGQHSDSDSDPEYSSLPPSIPSAVPVTGESFCDCEGQNEATFCNSLHTTHRGKDCRCGEEDEDFDWVWDDLNKSSATLLSCDNRKVSFHMEYSCGTAAIRGTKELGDGQHFWEIKMTSPVYGTDMMVGIGTSDVDLDKYHHTFCSLLGRDEDSWGLSYTGLLHHKGDKTSFSSRFGQGSIIGVHLDTWHGTLTFFKNRKCIGVAATRLQNRRFYPMVCSTAAKSSMKVIRSCASSTSLQYLCCYRLRQLRPHSGDTLEGLPLPPGLKQVLHNKLGWVLSMNCSHWKPPVPPAGTAVPGAESPETRPCQRKRCRRS, from the exons ATGCAGCGCGGGGGCGGGGATTGTTTGCGTCGCGGCCGGAACGGAAAGTGGGTCAGCGCCGGCCGAGCGCGTTGGTCGCAG GTCCTCTCCACTATGGCCAGGCGTGCACGGAGTAGCAGAGCGTGGCACTTTGTCCTGAGTGCAGCCCGACGAGATACAGATGCCCGAGCTGTGGCTCTGGCAGGCAGCTCTAACTGGGGTTATGACTCTGATGGGCAG CATAGCGACTCCGACTCTGACCCTGAGTACTCTTCCCTGCCACCATCCATCCCCAGTGCTGTGCCTGTGACAGGAGAGTCCTTCTGTGACTGTGAGGGCCAGAATGAGGCTACCTTCTGTAACAGTCTGCACACAACACACCGAGGCAAGGACTGCCGTTGTGGTGAGGAGGATGAGG ATTTTGACTGGGTCTGGGATGACCTGAACAAGTCCTCAGCCACCTTGCTGAGCTGTGATAACCGCAAGGTCAGCTTCCATATGGAGTACAGCTGTGGCACGGCAGCCATTCGGGGCACCAAGGAGCTAGGGGATGGCCAACACTTCTGGGAAATCAAGATGACTTCTCCTGTGTATGGCACTGACATG ATGGTGGGCATTGGGACATCGGATGTAGACCTGGACAAGTACCACCACACGTTCTGCAGCCTGCTCGGCAGGGATGAAGACAGCTGGGGGCTCTCCTACACTG GGCTCCTCCACCACAAAGGGGACAAGACAAGCTTCTCTTCACGCTTTGGCCAGGGCTCCATTATTGGTGTACACTTGGACACCTGGCATGGGACACTGACCTTTTTCAAGAACAGGAAATGCATAG GCGTGGCTGCTACTCGGCTTCAGAACAGGAGGTTCTACCCGATGGTTTGCTCCACAGCTGCCAAGAGCAGCATGAAGGTCATCCGCTCCTGTGCCAGCTCCACGTCCCTGCAGTACCTGTGCTGCTACCGCCTGCGCCAGCTGCGGCCACACTCAGGGGACACCCTCGAGGGCCTGCCCTTGCCACCCGGCCTCAAGCAAGTACTGCACAACAAGCTGGGCTGGGTCCTGAGCATGAACTGCAGCCACTGGAAACCCCCGGTGCCCCCTGCTGGCACAGCCGTACCTGGTGCCGAGAGTCCAGAGACCAGGCCCTGTCAGAGGAAGCGCTGCCGAAGAAGCTGA
- the Spsb3 gene encoding SPRY domain-containing SOCS box protein 3 isoform X1 gives MQRGGGDCLRRGRNGKWVSAGRARWSQVSRAGPARPGPAGGGLTLQAVKPATRCSLAVALGSLGGGLGVSSEIREPLAREVISSPAEAERSHVQGHLWFIHWVPTVCSCPALSQPNCCAVLCAAPLGFFVDGRGEVLSTMARRARSSRAWHFVLSAARRDTDARAVALAGSSNWGYDSDGQHSDSDSDPEYSSLPPSIPSAVPVTGESFCDCEGQNEATFCNSLHTTHRGKDCRCGEEDEDFDWVWDDLNKSSATLLSCDNRKVSFHMEYSCGTAAIRGTKELGDGQHFWEIKMTSPVYGTDMMVGIGTSDVDLDKYHHTFCSLLGRDEDSWGLSYTGLLHHKGDKTSFSSRFGQGSIIGVHLDTWHGTLTFFKNRKCIGVAATRLQNRRFYPMVCSTAAKSSMKVIRSCASSTSLQYLCCYRLRQLRPHSGDTLEGLPLPPGLKQVLHNKLGWVLSMNCSHWKPPVPPAGTAVPGAESPETRPCQRKRCRRS, from the exons ATGCAGCGCGGGGGCGGGGATTGTTTGCGTCGCGGCCGGAACGGAAAGTGGGTCAGCGCCGGCCGAGCGCGTTGGTCGCAGGTGAGCCGTGCCGGCCCAGCCCGGCCAGGCCCGGCGGGCGGCGGGTTGACCTTGCAGGCGGTCAAACCGGCCACCCGTTGTTCCCTGGCGGTGGCGCTCGGGAGTCTGGGCGGGGGCCTCGGAGTCAGTAGCGAGATTCGCGAGCCTCTGGCGAGGGAAGTAATCTCCAGCCCTGCGGAGGCCGAGCGTAGTCACGTCCAGGGACATCTCTGGTTCATTCATTGGGTTCCTACTGTGTGCTCTTGTCCTGCGCTCAGCCAACCCAACTGCTGTGCAGTGCTGTGCGCGGCCCCGCTCGGCTTCTTTGTGGATGGCCGGGGCGAG GTCCTCTCCACTATGGCCAGGCGTGCACGGAGTAGCAGAGCGTGGCACTTTGTCCTGAGTGCAGCCCGACGAGATACAGATGCCCGAGCTGTGGCTCTGGCAGGCAGCTCTAACTGGGGTTATGACTCTGATGGGCAG CATAGCGACTCCGACTCTGACCCTGAGTACTCTTCCCTGCCACCATCCATCCCCAGTGCTGTGCCTGTGACAGGAGAGTCCTTCTGTGACTGTGAGGGCCAGAATGAGGCTACCTTCTGTAACAGTCTGCACACAACACACCGAGGCAAGGACTGCCGTTGTGGTGAGGAGGATGAGG ATTTTGACTGGGTCTGGGATGACCTGAACAAGTCCTCAGCCACCTTGCTGAGCTGTGATAACCGCAAGGTCAGCTTCCATATGGAGTACAGCTGTGGCACGGCAGCCATTCGGGGCACCAAGGAGCTAGGGGATGGCCAACACTTCTGGGAAATCAAGATGACTTCTCCTGTGTATGGCACTGACATG ATGGTGGGCATTGGGACATCGGATGTAGACCTGGACAAGTACCACCACACGTTCTGCAGCCTGCTCGGCAGGGATGAAGACAGCTGGGGGCTCTCCTACACTG GGCTCCTCCACCACAAAGGGGACAAGACAAGCTTCTCTTCACGCTTTGGCCAGGGCTCCATTATTGGTGTACACTTGGACACCTGGCATGGGACACTGACCTTTTTCAAGAACAGGAAATGCATAG GCGTGGCTGCTACTCGGCTTCAGAACAGGAGGTTCTACCCGATGGTTTGCTCCACAGCTGCCAAGAGCAGCATGAAGGTCATCCGCTCCTGTGCCAGCTCCACGTCCCTGCAGTACCTGTGCTGCTACCGCCTGCGCCAGCTGCGGCCACACTCAGGGGACACCCTCGAGGGCCTGCCCTTGCCACCCGGCCTCAAGCAAGTACTGCACAACAAGCTGGGCTGGGTCCTGAGCATGAACTGCAGCCACTGGAAACCCCCGGTGCCCCCTGCTGGCACAGCCGTACCTGGTGCCGAGAGTCCAGAGACCAGGCCCTGTCAGAGGAAGCGCTGCCGAAGAAGCTGA
- the Spsb3 gene encoding SPRY domain-containing SOCS box protein 3 isoform X3 codes for MPELWLWQAALTGVMTLMGSAVPVTGESFCDCEGQNEATFCNSLHTTHRGKDCRCGEEDEDFDWVWDDLNKSSATLLSCDNRKVSFHMEYSCGTAAIRGTKELGDGQHFWEIKMTSPVYGTDMMVGIGTSDVDLDKYHHTFCSLLGRDEDSWGLSYTGLLHHKGDKTSFSSRFGQGSIIGVHLDTWHGTLTFFKNRKCIGVAATRLQNRRFYPMVCSTAAKSSMKVIRSCASSTSLQYLCCYRLRQLRPHSGDTLEGLPLPPGLKQVLHNKLGWVLSMNCSHWKPPVPPAGTAVPGAESPETRPCQRKRCRRS; via the exons ATGCCCGAGCTGTGGCTCTGGCAGGCAGCTCTAACTGGGGTTATGACTCTGATGGGCAG TGCTGTGCCTGTGACAGGAGAGTCCTTCTGTGACTGTGAGGGCCAGAATGAGGCTACCTTCTGTAACAGTCTGCACACAACACACCGAGGCAAGGACTGCCGTTGTGGTGAGGAGGATGAGG ATTTTGACTGGGTCTGGGATGACCTGAACAAGTCCTCAGCCACCTTGCTGAGCTGTGATAACCGCAAGGTCAGCTTCCATATGGAGTACAGCTGTGGCACGGCAGCCATTCGGGGCACCAAGGAGCTAGGGGATGGCCAACACTTCTGGGAAATCAAGATGACTTCTCCTGTGTATGGCACTGACATG ATGGTGGGCATTGGGACATCGGATGTAGACCTGGACAAGTACCACCACACGTTCTGCAGCCTGCTCGGCAGGGATGAAGACAGCTGGGGGCTCTCCTACACTG GGCTCCTCCACCACAAAGGGGACAAGACAAGCTTCTCTTCACGCTTTGGCCAGGGCTCCATTATTGGTGTACACTTGGACACCTGGCATGGGACACTGACCTTTTTCAAGAACAGGAAATGCATAG GCGTGGCTGCTACTCGGCTTCAGAACAGGAGGTTCTACCCGATGGTTTGCTCCACAGCTGCCAAGAGCAGCATGAAGGTCATCCGCTCCTGTGCCAGCTCCACGTCCCTGCAGTACCTGTGCTGCTACCGCCTGCGCCAGCTGCGGCCACACTCAGGGGACACCCTCGAGGGCCTGCCCTTGCCACCCGGCCTCAAGCAAGTACTGCACAACAAGCTGGGCTGGGTCCTGAGCATGAACTGCAGCCACTGGAAACCCCCGGTGCCCCCTGCTGGCACAGCCGTACCTGGTGCCGAGAGTCCAGAGACCAGGCCCTGTCAGAGGAAGCGCTGCCGAAGAAGCTGA
- the Nubp2 gene encoding cytosolic Fe-S cluster assembly factor NUBP2 isoform X2, whose product MEAAAEPGNLAGVRHIILVLSGKGGVGKSTISTELALALRHQGKKVGILDVDLCGPSIPHMLRAQGKAVHQCDNGWVPVFVDQEQSISLMSVGFLLENPDEAVVWRGPKKHALIKQFVSDVAWGELDYLVVDTPPGTSDEHMATVEALRPHGPLGALVVTTPQAVSVGDVRRELTFCRKTGLKVIGVIENMSGFACPHCAECTNVFSSGGGEELARLTGVPFLGPDPRRWRGQHK is encoded by the exons ATGGAGGCTGCTGCTG AGCCCGGAAACCTGGCCGGCGTGCGGCATATCATCCTCGTTCTTTCTGGAAAGGGGGGCGTTGGGAAAAGCACCATCTCCACGGAGTTGGCCCTGGCTCTGCGCCACCAGGGCAAGAAG GTGGGGATCCTAGATGTGGACCTGTGCGGTCCcagcataccacacatgctccgtGCACAAGGCAAGGCCGTGCACCAGTGTGACAATGGCTGGGTGCCTGTCTTTGTGGATCAAGAGCAGAGCATCTCCCTTATGTCTGTGGGCTTCCTGCTGGAAAACCCTGATGAGGCTGTGGTGTGGAGAGGTCCCAAGAAACATG CACTGATAAAGCAGTTTGTGTCTGATGTGGCCTGGGGGGAGCTGGACTATCTGGTCGTGGACACACCTCCAGGGACTTCTGATGAGCACATGGCCACTGTGGAAGCCCTGCGCCCCCATGGGCCCCTCGGGGCTCTTGTGGTCACCACACCACAG GCGGTGTCTGTTGGAGATGTGAGGCGGGAGCTGACCTTCTGTAGGAAGACTGGGCTGAAGGTGATCGGGGTCATAGAGAACATGAGCGGCTTTGCCTGCCCGCACTGCGCT GAGTGCACCAATGTCTTCTCCAGCGGCGGTGGGGAGGAGCTGGCCCGGTTGACTGGAGTTCCCTTTTTAG GTCCAGACCCGAGACGTTGGCGGGGCCAGCACAAGTGA
- the Nubp2 gene encoding cytosolic Fe-S cluster assembly factor NUBP2 isoform X1, which produces MEAAAEPGNLAGVRHIILVLSGKGGVGKSTISTELALALRHQGKKVGILDVDLCGPSIPHMLRAQGKAVHQCDNGWVPVFVDQEQSISLMSVGFLLENPDEAVVWRGPKKHALIKQFVSDVAWGELDYLVVDTPPGTSDEHMATVEALRPHGPLGALVVTTPQAVSVGDVRRELTFCRKTGLKVIGVIENMSGFACPHCAECTNVFSSGGGEELARLTGVPFLGSVPLDPQLTRSLEEGCDFIQEFPKSTAYSALTSIAQKVLHGMPALCS; this is translated from the exons ATGGAGGCTGCTGCTG AGCCCGGAAACCTGGCCGGCGTGCGGCATATCATCCTCGTTCTTTCTGGAAAGGGGGGCGTTGGGAAAAGCACCATCTCCACGGAGTTGGCCCTGGCTCTGCGCCACCAGGGCAAGAAG GTGGGGATCCTAGATGTGGACCTGTGCGGTCCcagcataccacacatgctccgtGCACAAGGCAAGGCCGTGCACCAGTGTGACAATGGCTGGGTGCCTGTCTTTGTGGATCAAGAGCAGAGCATCTCCCTTATGTCTGTGGGCTTCCTGCTGGAAAACCCTGATGAGGCTGTGGTGTGGAGAGGTCCCAAGAAACATG CACTGATAAAGCAGTTTGTGTCTGATGTGGCCTGGGGGGAGCTGGACTATCTGGTCGTGGACACACCTCCAGGGACTTCTGATGAGCACATGGCCACTGTGGAAGCCCTGCGCCCCCATGGGCCCCTCGGGGCTCTTGTGGTCACCACACCACAG GCGGTGTCTGTTGGAGATGTGAGGCGGGAGCTGACCTTCTGTAGGAAGACTGGGCTGAAGGTGATCGGGGTCATAGAGAACATGAGCGGCTTTGCCTGCCCGCACTGCGCT GAGTGCACCAATGTCTTCTCCAGCGGCGGTGGGGAGGAGCTGGCCCGGTTGACTGGAGTTCCCTTTTTAG GCTCGGTTCCCCTGGATCCCCAGCTTACCAGGAGCTTGGAGGAGGGGTGTGACTTCATCCAGGAATTTCCCAAAAGCACTGCATATTCTGCACTTACGTCCATAGCCCAGAAAGTTTTGCACGGGATGCCTGCTCTGTGCTCCTGA
- the Nubp2 gene encoding cytosolic Fe-S cluster assembly factor NUBP2 isoform X3, with product MEAAAEPGNLAGVRHIILVLSGKGGVGKSTISTELALALRHQGKKVGILDVDLCGPSIPHMLRAQGKAVHQCDNGWVPVFVDQEQSISLMSVGFLLENPDEAVVWRGPKKHALIKQFVSDVAWGELDYLVVDTPPGTSDEHMATVEALRPHGPLGALVVTTPQECTNVFSSGGGEELARLTGVPFLGSVPLDPQLTRSLEEGCDFIQEFPKSTAYSALTSIAQKVLHGMPALCS from the exons ATGGAGGCTGCTGCTG AGCCCGGAAACCTGGCCGGCGTGCGGCATATCATCCTCGTTCTTTCTGGAAAGGGGGGCGTTGGGAAAAGCACCATCTCCACGGAGTTGGCCCTGGCTCTGCGCCACCAGGGCAAGAAG GTGGGGATCCTAGATGTGGACCTGTGCGGTCCcagcataccacacatgctccgtGCACAAGGCAAGGCCGTGCACCAGTGTGACAATGGCTGGGTGCCTGTCTTTGTGGATCAAGAGCAGAGCATCTCCCTTATGTCTGTGGGCTTCCTGCTGGAAAACCCTGATGAGGCTGTGGTGTGGAGAGGTCCCAAGAAACATG CACTGATAAAGCAGTTTGTGTCTGATGTGGCCTGGGGGGAGCTGGACTATCTGGTCGTGGACACACCTCCAGGGACTTCTGATGAGCACATGGCCACTGTGGAAGCCCTGCGCCCCCATGGGCCCCTCGGGGCTCTTGTGGTCACCACACCACAG GAGTGCACCAATGTCTTCTCCAGCGGCGGTGGGGAGGAGCTGGCCCGGTTGACTGGAGTTCCCTTTTTAG GCTCGGTTCCCCTGGATCCCCAGCTTACCAGGAGCTTGGAGGAGGGGTGTGACTTCATCCAGGAATTTCCCAAAAGCACTGCATATTCTGCACTTACGTCCATAGCCCAGAAAGTTTTGCACGGGATGCCTGCTCTGTGCTCCTGA
- the Nubp2 gene encoding cytosolic Fe-S cluster assembly factor NUBP2 isoform X4 has product MLRAQGKAVHQCDNGWVPVFVDQEQSISLMSVGFLLENPDEAVVWRGPKKHALIKQFVSDVAWGELDYLVVDTPPGTSDEHMATVEALRPHGPLGALVVTTPQAVSVGDVRRELTFCRKTGLKVIGVIENMSGFACPHCAECTNVFSSGGGEELARLTGVPFLGSVPLDPQLTRSLEEGCDFIQEFPKSTAYSALTSIAQKVLHGMPALCS; this is encoded by the exons atgctccgtGCACAAGGCAAGGCCGTGCACCAGTGTGACAATGGCTGGGTGCCTGTCTTTGTGGATCAAGAGCAGAGCATCTCCCTTATGTCTGTGGGCTTCCTGCTGGAAAACCCTGATGAGGCTGTGGTGTGGAGAGGTCCCAAGAAACATG CACTGATAAAGCAGTTTGTGTCTGATGTGGCCTGGGGGGAGCTGGACTATCTGGTCGTGGACACACCTCCAGGGACTTCTGATGAGCACATGGCCACTGTGGAAGCCCTGCGCCCCCATGGGCCCCTCGGGGCTCTTGTGGTCACCACACCACAG GCGGTGTCTGTTGGAGATGTGAGGCGGGAGCTGACCTTCTGTAGGAAGACTGGGCTGAAGGTGATCGGGGTCATAGAGAACATGAGCGGCTTTGCCTGCCCGCACTGCGCT GAGTGCACCAATGTCTTCTCCAGCGGCGGTGGGGAGGAGCTGGCCCGGTTGACTGGAGTTCCCTTTTTAG GCTCGGTTCCCCTGGATCCCCAGCTTACCAGGAGCTTGGAGGAGGGGTGTGACTTCATCCAGGAATTTCCCAAAAGCACTGCATATTCTGCACTTACGTCCATAGCCCAGAAAGTTTTGCACGGGATGCCTGCTCTGTGCTCCTGA